CTTGTGAGGCCTATGTCTGAAGAGGAAATCAGGAAAGCTATGTTCTCCTTGTAGCCTAACAAAACACCTGGACCGGATGGTATGACTCCTGtcttctttcaaaaattttggcaaatCACCAAAGTTGATCTGATTAATGCCATTTCCAACTTTTTTCATTCAGGAAATCTGTTAAGTGCAATGAATGATATTATGATAACTCTTATTTCTAAAATTGAGCATCCGGTGTTTGTATCCCACTTTCGACCAATCAACCTATGCAATGTAGTATATAGGATCATATCAACAATTTTGGTCAATAGATTAAAACCTTTGCTAAAGTACTGCATTAGTGTGAACCAATCTACCTTTATCCCGGGAAGGTAGATTATTGATAATATCATAGTTGCTCATGAGTCTAACCATTGTTTGAACAATAAGAGAAATGGATCTAATGCTTTTATAGCTTTAAAACTTGACATGTCCAAAGCATACGATGAAGTAGAATGACACTTTGTGACTAAAATAATGGAGAAGATGGGATTTTGTCAAAAATGGATCAGGTGGATTTTAAAATGCATGCCTTCAGTGACTTATTCTTTCAATATAAATGGAGAAAGGAGAGGTTTTGTGAGACCAACCAGAGGAATTAAGTAAGGAAATCCTCTATCTCCTTACCTGTTTCTCTTAGTTACTGAAGGGCTGTCTAACCTTTTGAAAAAAGCAATGCAGGAACACAGTTTGACTGGTCTTAAAGCAGCACATTCGTGTCCAGCTCTATCTCACTTGTTTTTTGCAGATGATACACTTATATTTTGTAGAGCTAATCAAGAAGAAGCTGGAAAAGTAATGCAAATACTAAGATTATACGGGAAGCTTCTGGACAGATTATCAATACTGAGTAGTCCTCAGTCTTCTTCAGTAAAAATACAAGAAAGAGTAAAAAGCAAGAAATACTGAGGTTGCTAAGACGCATGAAGTATGTAAAACAAAGTAGATACTTAGGTCTCCCTTTGGTTATTGGAAGATCTAAGAGACAGGTGTTCAATTATATTAAGGAGAGAGTCATCAGTAGAATGGGAGGTTGGAAAGAGAAATTTCTGAATCAAGCAAGAAAAGAGGTTATGCTGAAATCAGTAATATTAGCATTGCCCACATATGCTATGAGCTACTGTAAATTGCCAAAAGCTCTATGCAAGGATATTTGTAGGGAAATGGCAAGGTTCTGATGGGAGGGATagtgaggaagaaaagaaaatccatTGGATTGAATGGAACAACTATCTGAAGTTAAAGGGAATAGGGGACTGGGGTTTAGGGATCTTCAGAGTTTTAACAAGGCAATGTTAGCTAAGCAACTTCAGAGAGTTTTAACAAACCCAAGTCTTCTGGTTAGTAGGGTGCTTAAGAGTAAATACCTTAAAGGGGAATCTATATGGAAGATGATAGAAAAGGCTGGAGACTCTTGGATGTTGATGAGTATTTTAAGTGCCAAGGACCTGTTAGAGGAAGGTGTAAGGAAAAGAGTTGGAGATAGGAGCACTATTGACATATGGAAGGATAAATGGTTGCTGAACAGTGAAACTGGTAAGGTTAGATCCATTAAGCTAGAAGGATGCCAAATATCAAAAGTGCAGGAGTTGATTTGCAATGGAAAATAGAATAAAAACTTGATAAAAACACTATTTAGTGAGAAGATTGCACAAGAATAGAGAGTATTCCACTCAGTGAATGTGGGAGCAAGGATAGATTAGTTTAGCCACGTTCTAAGTCAGGTCAATACATAGTAAAAATTGGTTACTTTTTGGCTAAGGAGATGAagggaaggaaagagaaaatgcaGTACTAAGGAGCTTAAATATCAAACATAAACTGAAACATTTTATTTGGAGATGTTTGCAAAGAATATTTCCAGTTAATGAGGTAATAAAGAGAAGAACAAGGAAAGGGAAGGATGGTTGCTCATGTTGTGGAAAGAAGACAGAAACACTAGAGCATACGTTGTTTTTCTGCAGGCATGCTGAACTAATCTGGAAAGCTATACCAATCAAATGGGATGGACTAAACAGTTTCAAATATTACTTTTGGCTTTGGTGGAATAGTCTTATGGAAGCAAAGGAAAGGATTGAGGGGAGGGAACATATAGCTCTCACTATAAATATTCTTTAGCAGGTATGGAAGTCTAGAAATGTTATTCAATTTAATAGGGAAGAGAGGTGTCTAGGGATGACCACAAACAAAGCAATACATGAATGGTTAGAATACGAAAATGGCAGCAGGGATGAGGATATCATGAAAGAAACAAGTGAAGTTGAAGACAAAAAGGATAATAGCTGGAAACCACCACCTAAAGACTACATACTGATGAATACTGATATAGGCTTGAACATACAGAAAAGGAGGGTGGGAGGGGGGATTATTACTAGAAAGGATGATGGAAGTCTGATTAAAGCTTGGGTAGCAAGTGAAAGTAAACTAGGCGAACCAGAGGTGGAAGAAGCACTGGCAATCAGACAGGCTCTAAACATAGCTAAGCAAAATGGCTGGAGAAAGATTATGATACAATTTGACTGCAAGAGGATAATTGACAAGATTAGAGAAAAGAACACAGAAGATTCGAACATCGGGGTCATTTTGTTTGACATCTTGAAGATTAGTCAAGATTTTGCTAAATGTTACTTCTCCTTTATTAAACGGGAAGGTAACTGTGTAGCTCACCAATTGGCAAAATTTGCCATAAACTTGATAGATGAGATTGTGTGGAAGGATTCTTTTCCTGATTGGCTTAACAGTCTAGCCAGAcgtaggggtgcaaacgagccgagtcaAGTCGAGTTTTGAacttatcgagtcgagtcaGGCTTGTTTATATGCGagatcgagttcgagctcgagttcgtcGAGCTCGAAAAatgaagctcgagctcgagctcgacatAGACAAAGAGGTACTCGAGATCGACTCGATTATAGCTCGCGAGCTTAACTCGATTTtggctcgcgagcagctcgcCACATTAGCTCAAATTTTGCTCCTTTTTTTGGCTCGTGATGAGCTCGAAATCAGCTGACTTTCTCAAAATTTACGCAAGAAAATAGAATTTTTGTCCacatatttttggtaaaatttaaGCATAATAATATCAATTTTCAcatattcttgattttgagaGCTACAAATTATCCACTAATACAATCATAAACATATAATACATAAAAATCTAAATGTTCAATACTTGAAATGTTTAGTTACCaacaaatttcaaaatataaatagTGTCTTCGGCACTTCGTTATCAAGCCCGGCTGTAATTATGCTCTTCAACCCGAATTACATTAAGAAGCAAAAGAAACCAGCAAATGAActatccaaaaagaaaaaagaaagaaagaaaaatagcagccaaaaaaagtaaaaaaatcaGCCTGCTAATTGAGAAATTGAACACAAAAAATCAGCAAAAATATAGCTTTAGACACAGCTAAAAATTAGCCATAAAAAGGGACCAAACAACAACCAAAAATTGCCCATATCCATATACCATCTTTTTTACTGCATGTGAATACAGTAAAACGTTTTTGTCCCTCtgtgtgtatatattttttggtCCGCGTGTGcttcaattatatatatatataaatttccCCAGTCAATGTATCTGTTTTACactcaaataaataaaattaaagagTTCTAGTATTGGAAATGTTTTTCTATATTGTGTTACATGCCTAATTGACAACACCGTAGATCTAAAGCTTTAGAGCTCTGGCAAGAAAAACCCCTAAGTTGGACCACCgtagaagaaaaaacaaaagaagagcaGCCATCCATCAATATTTGGGGACTCGTCTTAATTAATGTCCGAGGCAACTAACATCCTATGAACATCACAGAGGTCCACAACTACCACTTTTGCAATAGATCTAAAGCTTTGAATGATAAAGCTTTGAAAGGATGGATCTACCCAgcagggaaagaaagaaagtaagTTTTTATCCATAAATCTAAACCTTTGAATGATAATGCTTTAAAAGGAGGAAGCTGCCGAGctggggaagaaagaaaacggAAAAGGAAAAGACAGAAAAGCTGAATACATACCTGCAAAAGCTGGGTGGAGCTGGTGGAGGTGGAGCTGGCGGAAGTGGGAATTTGGAGTTTGGGAGTTGGGAATCGGCAGGAGTCAGCAGAGGAAGTGAGGATTTGGAAATTAGGTAAATTGATGGGGAAAGTGAGAGATAGTCAAAGACTTGTAAATTTTAATTGATATaggggtatttttataatttcacatttattcGAGCCTATCGAGCCGCTCGTCAAGCTATCGAGCCTATGGGTccgtttggattgtaagttatttgagatattttttaggTTACTTTTTAAGATTGCGTAAATATGAAATAAGCGTTTGGATAGTAAGTAAATCGTGTAAATTAGCGTTTGGACAGGTGCTCATTATTGAATTTAAGCAGGTGACTTTgactttgaaaattttgactttGACTTCGAAAATTTTGACTTTATACTACGTTTACACTAAACCAATTGCATACTTAATACACAAACGGTACAGATTAATTTAGAAGTTGGAAATCGAGGGCATTTTAAGTACACTCTACACATGGGAAAATAAATTGCCTGGACAATTACAATCCTTTGTAATGCGGGTGAACACCTAACGGCGGCGTCGCCCCCGTGCTGCGTACATTTGAGTCGCTATGTAGTCTCGTTTAGCTTTCCATTCCGCCAGCTCTGCAGGAGATACGTTTAATGCGAACGGCTGAGGTACTGGCCCGCCTATTTCTGGCTCTTCATTTAAGTGCACGTCTTCTGATTCAAACCGTTGAAAATGGGCATCTTCTGGTTGGTGCATCCTTAAAAAGTTGTGCAACGCACAACAAGCAATGACTATACTGATTTGAGTGCTCATATAGAAATTATCTACCGGACCCTTTAACCATTTGAATCTTTTCTTAAGCACACCAAATGTGCGCTCAATGACATTGCGAAGTTGCGAATGTCGAGTATTGAACAAGGCCTTTGCCGGAGATTCAGACCCCACGTTCTTATACGGGGGCATGAAACCTGGAGCATTCTTGTATGCCGCATCAACTAAGTAGTACTGGCCTAATTGACAAAGTTATTCTAATTAATAAACGCGATAAAAAATAGGAGTTGTGGTAATAAAGCATAGCACATGCTTGACTTGAAATATTGGACCCATCACTTACCAGGTTGCGGCAGTGGAAAATCTGACGGATATGCTAATGCTGACTCCAACACTCGCGCATCGTGTGCACTTCCCTCCCATCCAGCATACACATAGATGAAGCGCATGTCATGGTCACAAACTGCCAGAACATTCTGTGATTGCCACCCGTGCCGATTTGTATATGCCATTTGCTCGCCTGTCGGAGGACAAGCTGAGATGTGGGTGCCATCCATCGCTCCCACGGCATCCTAATATgtgtaaaaaatatatataatcaactTTCTAGAATCGTCATACTACATCAAGCCAAAAATCACTTATGCTTTCCACATTACCTTGAACCATGGATAAAAATTAGTTGAGTTTGCAATTCGTCGATGAACTGCAGTCTGGTCACCCGGTCGTATTATTTCAGTTGCAAATAGACACAGGCCTTGGAGCACTTTTTTTATATTTCGATTAATCGTCTCGATGGATCGATCAAAAATAGTACCCAACACACGGTGCGTATGCTTGTGGCTGACCAACATTAAAGTCATAGCAAGCGCCTCCTGTATGGGCACGCGCTGTTGGTAATTGTGTGGAACGTACTGTCTCTCGACAAGGATATTGGACAGTAGCAAGAAATTATCAACCGTGATACGCATGTTATCTATTGAGCGTCTATGATGACCGTAGAGTACGTGTTCTACCCACTGCCTATCTGTGAATGAACCATCATGTTGCGGAAGTGGTTGATTATTATCCACGTGTGCAAGTGACGGATGCATTAACATTAACGAGGCACTCATAAGAAGTAAGGCCTCATCTTCCTCGTCTTGCCTCATGCGGTTTGCATTGCGTCCTCTAGCACCACGGCGGTTGTTCCAGGCCATGATAATTGAGTATATATCTGTATATATGTTTACATAAGCGTGTTCGTATGTGTATAACCAATTCCATAAATGTGTTAATACACGTGTTAAtggaaataaattaaatatcaGGAATCTAGACATAAAATGGCTTTAAATAAGTATGTAATTGGTCAGACATGTCCCGTTagagtcttcatcatcctctCAAACCAATTAAGAGAACTAGAGTAGCTTTATGGAGTATAAATTAGCAGTATGACTTTTAAATAGAATACTTAGCAATATGACTTTTATAGCACGTATTTGGCAATATCACttttaatataatataaatatatttataaatgtataaatatatataattataaatgaatattatataaatgtataaattaatatatttgtgattaataatttatatatttttatataaatatacatttatggatttataatacatttatgcatttaaaGTTGGATTCGTACTACCACAAAAAGGTCTATCTCATTATCCAGCCATAGCTAGCTATAACTTCTAACTGACACTTTTTGAATCGTAATACCTCAAATAACTGCCACTTTGTTCTGATATCACGTTGAACATGAAAATATGAATCACTTTTACACGATACACGTACAATGCATTAACAGAGAGTATAAACGATTCCCATACAAGAACTAAATAACCACAGAAATGAATTTAGATTGCACTATTACAAAGAGACCGCTACTACTTACCTCACTTCCACTGGCACACCACGTACAGAACGTTTTGCCACACTCTCTGCCCACACAGAGAAGCACGTACACAATCAACTGTAACGCTACTTTGGGAGAAGAAATTGCCGGCTATTCGTCTTGGTAAGGTGCCTCGAACTTTTCGTTCTTGTGATTTTAGGAGTAGCAAGGTACTCTGCAAGTTCTTAAGGTAGTATGATATATTTATTGGGGTGGATGGCTGATCTGCATTGCGATGCATTTGGGTTTTCGTACTACGATAAGAACTTCCACCCACAAGTTGCCACTTTATGGTGGTTAAGGCCTTGGGATGCAAATTAGCACATGCATTTATGCAATTTGTGGCCCCTATAGTACTCTGTTATGTGCTACTGCATACCTGCAGAGTAATTTCAAATCCATCCTGAATATTTGCAAGTGCAAACATACAAGTCCATCACACTTCTACTTTTCAGACTTCTGTGGACGAGCAAAAGCAAAAATCACTAGCATACAAAACCTATCTCCATGCTTGGTAGGGCGCCTGGCGGTAGGGAGCCTGGCCCCATGGACTAATTATTTCAGCCTGGCCCCAAGGTCCGAATTATTTCACCACGCTCAAGCATTACATTTTACACTTGAACTGCCTCTCTGTGGGTATAAAAACTGCAAAGGGCAGTAGGCATTAGTGGCGTAGGGAAATAGGCACAGCAACAAAGCTGAAGGATAGTGGAAGTTGATCCTTAGTGGTCACCTCGTTGCTTTAGCACGTTTGGAATTTGTAAAGCATCTAAACATTTTGAAGGCCCACCAAATAACAAAGTGCATTTTCAAGATCTAATTTCTGCTTTGTTCTTTGAAGTCCCCTGTCAAAGTGACTGTTGTGAGTTATGCTTGAGAGCGAAGCAAATAACTGTTATCGCTatgtatttttttgttttggatcAAGTTTCTCATATTTCGGTTTCAAACCAAAAAGTGCAGTGACCAATAAAAAGTTGTCATTATTTGATGAATTAACTAATTAATCCTTCATGTTTTATTTAATTCATCAAATTTGCATTCCAAAACTGACAATTACAACATATATATGTAGTTTTTATATTCAATTCATATTTTATTGATTACATAACAAATAGAACCGTCCCATACATCATGACTCAAAGAAGATAGGTACTGAAACAAAAATATGAGATGAATGAAGAGCTTATGTCCTGTACTGCACCCTaaaatatataaaccaaaagccAGAGGAAACACAACAAACATCTGACATAAAAATATAACCAAATGCGGTTTACTTATAAATAGCTGTAAAAATAATCTGAAATTGTAACCACGATACAAATCCCCATCATGACTCTCAAAACATCTGacatatattttattttcatatgTCCTCAAAAAGCCTACTCTCAAAGCCAACGCGGGGTAGGCTTATACACACCAAAGAGCAAAGAGTAACTGACTCCAACAAGTAAAGAGTAAAAAGTAACTAGTTTTCAGCAACAACACAtacaataataatataatagTTCTCGAAATACGTTAGTTTTCAGCTGCCCACACAACTCAAGCCAAGCCTTTCTCTTTCATCAACTTAAGGATATAGCCGTACTGGTCAGTTGCAGAAGCCCGAAGGAATATAACGCGCTCACCCTCTTTTTCATAATTCGCATAATGACAGTTAGCGTGTATTCTCCATTCTGGCGGAATGTCCATTGTGTTGATCACATCCTGGCACTGGATTACGCTATAGAGGGACTCGAACTCCATCCTGCTCCGTCTGTCCTCAAGTACAACGTCGGAGTAATTCCAATTTTGCTAATAGCATCCTCAAGACCTGTAGATGACCTTGCAGATTTTGACCCTCTAGTTCCCTCCGGTTCACCGCTGGTCCCTAGGCTTGACGCTGACCTTTTACCTCCAACTGCCCCTGGAACTGGCGGCACATAGTACACGTCATCTTCATCCCCTTGGTCGCCCATGTTTGCCGGATTAGGAGCCCTCGAGATAGAGGCTTTACCTTTTCCCTTCCGGCTCCTAGCAGAAGTATTGGCCCTTTCACGGCGAGGTGGTTCCGATGGTACTACTTCGCTTGCCGATTGGGCACGGCTGCCTGTGGCGTGTCTTCCAAGCAGTAATGGTGTCAGTCGATCATACCAGTAGCAGGAGTTCTCCTTTTTGAATTCAGCATACGCCGCATTAGActaatgaaatgcaaatctgTAGTCAGCACAAAGGAAAGAGGCGTGCAATACTACTTAACTACTGAAATAGGTAGTTCGTACATGCAATAGAGATGCATTTCAGTTAATATACGAGTTGGCAAAATTTAACCAGCAAATGTGTTGATTAAAGCCACTACCAGTATCCATTTCGTACTATTGTCACAAGAtaataaaagactaaaactaATTGTAAGGCAGCAAAGTGAACACATATGAACAATATGGCCAGTGAACCATTCATACAATTGAGAAACGCATATTTCAAGCCACAAATGATGGAAGAATGGACAGCAGTATTCAGTCCAAAGTAGTGCTCTCAAAACAATAACAGTGCATGCCATTTCTTATATGACCCCTACCAAAAACAGGCCCTTTTGCGTACAGAAACATATTCACATGATGGAAGTCATTAATATATCATTTAATATATTTGGGGGTTATGGCTGCTGCAATCTACAATTTCTAACTTGGAAAAAATAAGCTGTAGCCATAGAATTAATGTGGATGAATCTGGTTGAAGTAGATAGCAGCAGCGAACAGGTCCCAAGTAGTCATGGTTGGAAATTCTTAGACAAGTAGTAGCAGCCAGCACCTACAGTAGTGTATGGTAGCTTGATTTTATCACAGTTAAGACCAACTACTTGGTGAGCCTAGTTATGCTTGATAGCATATAGTTTTCCCACTTTTCAGTTATGCCCCATCTGTCTCTCAAGTTCATGCAGTTCTAGTGCTCTAAAGGAGACAGTCAAACAGAAATCCAAATTTCAGCAAGCCAATATCACCAAGACACATCTACTTAAGCATCGAATCAGCTAATAGCAAAAACTATCCTCACCAAGACTAGTACTATCCGCCAAAAGTAAAATAACAAATAGCAGTAGTAGCAGCAATGGGAATTCGAAACAGTGCAACTATtaacaaaattccagaaatGGGAATTCCTCTATTGCAGCACTAGGCATTCAATTCGCATCGTAAGGAAgtaaattaacaaataaaggcaGCTACAAGTCCATACCTGGACCAAGTTTTCCCAATGTTCATCATCAGCAGTAAAGCAGTAGGTGTCCTCACTCCACCCAACCCCGGTCTCTGCTTTTGATGATATCCCACGCAGATTACAGAATAGGTCCCATTTCTTCTTGATGTGATAGAATCTGGTCTGCAGCTGTTGGCCAGTGACGGTCAAGCTTCCATTACTCACCAAATGTGCTGCCAACTGGTCGTAGTTTGTCTCTAGCGATTTCCTGTTGTCCCACCAGTTATTTTCCCTAAAACTAACATAGGCTATGAGGAAAGCTTCATCCATTGCATCGGTCCATTGAATCCTGGAGGCCATTTGCTGAAAAACGtgggaaaaaaaatgtatttcaGAAACGGATATGTCTACAATACTTTAAAGTGCTTTGGAAAAAATAAAGCGACAAATAATAGGTGGGATAAATCAGGTCAAGCTTTCTGCATTGCGAATTGACTTGCCTCAATGTAGGTGGACAGGCAGTCGATGTAGTTGTTAGAGGCTGTTGACGAATGGGAGGAGCAATCGGAAGTACAGCTAACAGGTGAGGCTACAAAATAGGATACATAACTGGTAAGACTAAATCAATTAAGAGCGAAATTTACTCGACCATACATATGAACATGGAAGAAGGACATACAATCGCAAGAAGGCTTCTTCCTCTTGTCAACGGTCATAACCGAAGAGCTAACAGCGGCACACAAATAAGGTGGCAGCAGCTGGAcatatataaattattattcATCAGATACCCAAAGTCAATAGTTTACAATTTTCGTTGTTGTTCAGATTAACAATGGCAGCCAAAACATTAATGATAGGAACTTTTTTAAGATAAACATCTACTTGTTTTTCAGACCCTGACCTACTTGCTGAGGTAATCTCTCTTAAGGATAATAATTCTTGTATTTAAATGTTTTTTGTTCTGTTTGCCTGTTTCTCTGATTACCTAGACATTGCATAGGTTACAATTAGCTTCCAATGCATATAGAATGTTGTGAGGCTTTACAAAAGTTCCATTATAAAGTTAACAAATAGTTGCATTAATAGATGGTTAGAATCCTGCTAACTCATATGATATCTTGAGATTGCCTTCATATTTTGGCAGATTGAGCTGTCCCAGACTACTTAAACCAATGTGTCACTGCTTCCTCTTGAAGAATTAGCGATTGACATGCTTCATATTATAATCAACAACAATTACAATAAGTTTGTGCTTCAGAAGTCTCCGTATTTAGTATATATAACCGGGGgatctttttttccttcaaatttttgtttgtgCTATGTGTGTTGTAGTTGTTTTCTCTGTATTTTTGTTTTGTGAGTTCAATATTTTCTACTCTTCTGTCAATCTATAGTTCACTTGAATCACTAAATCTATTTCATAGCACTAAATCTATTTCATGGACATCCTTAAATTACGAGGAACCTGACCTCCTTCCTTTAATCTGGTGGTTAATAGAGTTATACCCCaatctaaaaatttattttaccCATGGCATTTATGcccaatatttattttttgagtcTCTAATCTTTAGCCTTAATTTAAAAGTTAAGCTGTTAAACATTCATATCACTCCCACGCAGAGTATTTTGG
Above is a genomic segment from Coffea eugenioides isolate CCC68of chromosome 5, Ceug_1.0, whole genome shotgun sequence containing:
- the LOC113771545 gene encoding putative nuclease HARBI1, coding for MAWNNRRGARGRNANRMRQDEEDEALLLMSASLMLMHPSLAHVDNNQPLPQHDGSFTDRQWVEHVLYGHHRRSIDNMRITVDNFLLLSNILVERQYVPHNYQQRVPIQEALAMTLMLVSHKHTHRVLGTIFDRSIETINRNIKKVLQGLCLFATEIIRPGDQTAVHRRIANSTNFYPWFKDAVGAMDGTHISACPPTGEQMAYTNRHGWQSQNVLAVCDHDMRFIYVYAGWEGSAHDARVLESALAYPSDFPLPQPGQYYLVDAAYKNAPGFMPPYKNVGSESPAKALFNTRHSQLRNVIERTFGVLKKRFKWLKGPVDNFYMSTQISIVIACCALHNFLRMHQPEDAHFQRFESEDVHLNEEPEIGGPVPQPFALNVSPAELAEWKAKRDYIATQMYAARGRRRR